The Bacteroidales bacterium genome has a window encoding:
- a CDS encoding NAD-dependent epimerase/dehydratase family protein yields the protein MKNILVVGAGGQIGSELVPYLQNIYGKNNVVATDINCSACSKLAENGPFVELDALDAKKYAEIVKEYKIDAIFNLVALLSATGEKNPQLAWKINMGALLNSLEIARENKCAVFTPSSIGAFGKSSPLDNTPQDTVMRPSTIYGVCKVTGEMLSDYYYTRFGVDTRSVRFPGIISNVTLPGGGTTDYAVEIYYAAIKEKKFTCPLPAGTFLDMMYMPDALEACVKLMEADPSKLKHRNSFNITSMSFDPSKIFEAIKKRIPEFSMNYNVEPVKKAIADSWPNSMDDSCARSEWDWNPKWNLESMTDDMLKVIGDKYKKGQIK from the coding sequence ATGAAAAACATACTTGTTGTAGGTGCTGGTGGGCAAATTGGTTCCGAATTAGTTCCTTACTTGCAAAATATTTATGGGAAGAATAATGTTGTTGCAACCGATATTAATTGTAGTGCATGTAGTAAACTAGCTGAAAATGGCCCATTCGTTGAACTTGATGCCTTAGATGCAAAAAAATATGCGGAAATAGTAAAAGAGTATAAAATTGATGCCATTTTTAACCTTGTTGCATTACTCTCTGCAACAGGTGAGAAAAACCCACAACTTGCTTGGAAAATCAATATGGGCGCATTATTAAACTCCCTTGAAATTGCTCGCGAAAACAAATGTGCTGTATTTACACCAAGTTCCATTGGTGCTTTTGGTAAATCCTCTCCTCTTGACAATACACCTCAGGATACAGTTATGCGTCCCTCTACAATATACGGTGTATGTAAGGTAACTGGCGAAATGCTTAGCGATTACTACTACACCCGTTTTGGCGTTGATACCCGTAGCGTACGATTCCCCGGTATCATCTCAAACGTTACCCTTCCCGGAGGTGGAACAACAGACTATGCAGTTGAAATTTACTATGCTGCAATAAAGGAAAAAAAATTTACTTGCCCATTACCAGCAGGTACTTTCCTAGATATGATGTACATGCCCGATGCGCTTGAAGCTTGTGTTAAACTTATGGAAGCAGATCCTTCAAAGTTAAAACATCGTAATAGTTTCAATATCACATCAATGAGTTTTGATCCCTCTAAAATTTTTGAGGCAATAAAAAAACGCATACCCGAATTTTCAATGAATTATAACGTTGAACCTGTTAAAAAAGCTATTGCCGATAGTTGGCCTAACTCTATGGACGACTCTTGTGCACGCAGTGAATGGGACTGGAACCCAAAATGGAATCTTGAGTCTATGACTGATGATATGCTAAAGGTCATTGGTGATAAATATAAAAAAGGACAGATCAAATAA
- a CDS encoding glycoside hydrolase family 2 protein, protein MEIKWNKRFVFIIALLLLTLRTSIAQEGVMLLTSGWKFRKANTIEKWLPATVPGNIYSDLLANKLIPDPYVGCNNSKLKWVDECDWEYQTQFTINSDMFLRSETELEFKGLDTYAKVYLNDSLILTADNMFRSWKVNCSNYVKNGGNFLKIIFKSAQKQVEEQATKLPYRLPGGDWAYIRKPAYNFGWDWAPTLKTCGIWKKVYLRTKPDFYIENFYFKIAELNESKADIEAIFEVNSPKKQQISVEIIDNNSRTSIIEQKADVQKGKTQIQTKFKISNPKLWWPNGMGSQYQYSLSCRVLNRDGKLIVIDKLLGLRKLEIVTKPDSIGSSFYIKVNNKPLFSKGANIVPPNSLISAVRDNEWIALAENAQRCNMNMLRVWGGGIYPPDAFYEACSKKGILVWQDFMFACSMYPWDSLFLKNVRLEATEQVQRLRGFPCVALWCGNNEIDEGWHNWGWIKQVDTIQNATKSIWSGYNSLFNELLPTIVKNYDPEKFYWPSSPQFGWGRKESMKSGDSHYWGVWWGLEPFSVFKTKIPRFMSEYGFQGFPDARTVLSFSKDGKTFPDSLELLSHQKHPVGYQTISKYMQYTGFYPKTLEDTIYFSQVVQSIGYRTAIESHRVSMPYCMGTLYWQMNDCWPAVSWSGIDFYGRWKAVQYTIRDVYRPILISLNINNEEIAANTVSDNQTPTEGELKVLVYNTNGDILKRWINPAIVKPNISAQILKVANEFNIADSSNTFVYAEFESKDGEQFNTYSFYCKQGNLKLIDPEIKVKMDSENNLILACNHPAFYVQLSSTLPSFNVDNNYFNMLPEKEYRVKMTGGDFKDLVIKSMWDYSKK, encoded by the coding sequence ATGGAAATAAAATGGAATAAAAGATTTGTATTTATAATAGCTTTATTACTTCTGACCTTAAGGACATCCATTGCTCAGGAGGGGGTTATGCTTTTAACTTCAGGATGGAAGTTTAGAAAAGCGAATACTATCGAAAAGTGGTTACCAGCAACAGTCCCCGGGAATATTTACTCCGATTTATTAGCCAATAAGCTAATTCCAGATCCTTATGTGGGCTGCAATAATTCGAAGTTAAAATGGGTAGATGAGTGCGATTGGGAATATCAAACACAATTCACTATCAACAGTGATATGTTTCTTAGGAGCGAAACCGAACTCGAATTTAAAGGTCTCGACACCTACGCTAAGGTTTATCTTAACGACTCCCTTATCCTTACCGCTGATAACATGTTTAGATCGTGGAAGGTAAACTGTAGTAACTATGTAAAAAACGGGGGAAATTTCTTAAAGATAATATTCAAATCGGCACAAAAACAGGTAGAAGAGCAAGCTACAAAACTTCCTTACAGGCTACCAGGAGGTGATTGGGCTTACATCCGCAAACCTGCATATAATTTTGGTTGGGACTGGGCACCAACACTTAAAACATGTGGAATATGGAAGAAAGTTTATCTCCGAACTAAACCAGATTTCTATATCGAAAACTTTTACTTTAAAATAGCGGAGCTTAATGAATCTAAGGCGGATATAGAAGCAATTTTTGAGGTTAATTCCCCAAAGAAACAGCAGATTTCCGTCGAAATTATCGATAATAATTCTCGCACAAGCATAATAGAACAGAAAGCAGATGTTCAGAAGGGTAAAACCCAAATCCAAACAAAATTCAAAATCAGTAATCCAAAACTTTGGTGGCCAAATGGAATGGGTTCTCAGTACCAATATTCGCTTAGTTGCCGGGTATTGAATCGTGATGGAAAACTAATAGTTATTGATAAATTGCTAGGATTAAGAAAATTAGAAATTGTTACTAAGCCCGATAGTATAGGTTCATCATTTTACATAAAAGTAAATAACAAGCCCTTGTTTTCTAAGGGAGCGAATATTGTTCCGCCAAATTCTCTAATATCTGCGGTAAGAGATAATGAGTGGATTGCTCTTGCTGAAAATGCTCAACGCTGTAACATGAATATGCTTAGGGTTTGGGGCGGCGGTATTTATCCCCCCGATGCCTTTTATGAAGCGTGCAGTAAAAAAGGAATTCTTGTGTGGCAGGATTTTATGTTTGCCTGCTCAATGTATCCTTGGGATAGTTTGTTTTTAAAGAATGTTAGGCTGGAGGCTACGGAACAGGTACAGCGATTACGGGGGTTTCCGTGTGTAGCCCTATGGTGCGGGAATAACGAAATCGACGAAGGATGGCACAATTGGGGATGGATTAAACAGGTTGATACCATCCAAAATGCCACCAAATCAATTTGGAGTGGATATAATAGTTTATTTAATGAACTGCTACCAACCATCGTAAAGAACTACGATCCCGAAAAATTCTATTGGCCCTCCTCTCCTCAATTTGGTTGGGGTCGAAAGGAAAGCATGAAAAGCGGAGATTCCCATTACTGGGGTGTTTGGTGGGGTTTAGAACCCTTTAGCGTATTTAAAACAAAGATCCCTCGATTTATGTCTGAATATGGATTTCAAGGTTTTCCAGATGCTCGTACAGTACTTTCATTTTCTAAGGATGGAAAGACTTTTCCAGATTCATTAGAGCTATTAAGCCATCAGAAGCATCCTGTCGGATATCAAACAATCTCAAAGTACATGCAATACACGGGGTTTTATCCTAAGACTTTAGAGGATACTATTTATTTTAGTCAGGTGGTTCAGTCCATCGGGTATCGCACAGCGATTGAATCTCACAGAGTTTCTATGCCTTACTGTATGGGTACACTCTACTGGCAGATGAACGATTGTTGGCCTGCTGTTTCATGGTCAGGAATTGATTTTTATGGAAGATGGAAAGCCGTACAATACACGATTAGAGATGTATATAGGCCGATTCTCATATCACTAAATATTAACAATGAGGAAATAGCCGCTAACACTGTTTCCGACAATCAAACGCCAACCGAAGGAGAGTTAAAAGTCCTTGTATATAATACTAATGGTGATATCCTAAAAAGATGGATAAATCCTGCAATTGTTAAACCAAATATATCCGCACAAATATTAAAGGTTGCTAATGAATTCAATATAGCTGATTCTAGCAATACTTTTGTCTATGCAGAATTTGAATCAAAAGATGGAGAACAATTCAACACCTATTCTTTTTATTGTAAGCAGGGAAATCTTAAGTTAATAGACCCAGAAATAAAAGTTAAAATGGATAGCGAAAATAATCTAATACTTGCCTGCAATCATCCTGCTTTTTACGTTCAGCTATCATCCACATTACCATCATTTAATGTTGATAATAACTATTTCAACATGCTTCCTGAAAAAGAATATCGAGTGAAAATGACAGGTGGAGATTTTAAAGATCTAGTAATAAAATCAATGTGGGATTATTCAAAGAAATAA
- a CDS encoding family 20 glycosylhydrolase, whose translation MGKKYFYLIVAIILLKSGYAQTLNLMPWPAEIKIVEGQFVVDKNLKIGVEGNPNKRFHPNLVRFIQQLSKRTTIPFDRDSVLVSPVDASMVIKISRPGIVKLGEDESYTLKIDNNKILITSQTELGAMHCLQTLLQLLERNKESFYFQQLEINDKPRFAWRGLMIDGCRHFIPVEVIKRNIDAMSMVKLNVLHWHLSEDQGFRVESKACPKLHLMGSNGEYYTQEQIKDVISYANERGIRVMPEFDIPGHATAWMVGYPELASASCSYKVEKFFGVFDPTIDPTKKETYKFFDKFFKEMSHLFPDEYMHIGGDENNGVQWNKNPNIQAFMKKNGIKSNHELQAYFNLKILEILKKNGKKMIGWDEIFQPSLPNSIVIHSWRGREAMEDAAKKGYQSILSNGYYIDLFKHASEHYLNDPLPKDSKLSPTEQSRILGGEATMWAELVNTENIDSRIWPRTAAIAERFWSPGDINDVDDMYRRLDVVNLRLEDAGIEHIKCRDVMMRRLCNGYNIEPLKVLLDASESLKGYKRHGSKPYTTEYPLSRPVDAALSDAPDVVRFRLLFNDYKKTKNKESYSQMLDLLEKWVNNQALFNSLSANNIALNEVVPLSDNLMELASITRKLLIQLNSGIKVDEIESDMLKVQINRLKSPVAEMELPLSALTLDMINLLKDGNKME comes from the coding sequence ATGGGCAAAAAATACTTTTATCTAATAGTAGCAATCATTTTACTAAAAAGCGGGTATGCACAAACCCTAAACCTCATGCCTTGGCCTGCTGAGATAAAAATTGTTGAAGGACAATTTGTGGTTGACAAAAACTTAAAGATAGGGGTAGAAGGAAACCCGAATAAACGATTTCACCCCAACCTAGTGAGATTTATTCAACAACTTAGCAAACGAACAACTATCCCCTTTGACCGTGACTCTGTGCTAGTATCTCCTGTAGATGCAAGTATGGTAATTAAAATTAGTCGTCCCGGTATTGTAAAATTAGGTGAGGATGAATCGTATACGTTGAAAATTGATAATAATAAGATACTAATAACATCCCAAACGGAACTTGGAGCAATGCATTGTCTGCAAACATTACTTCAACTGCTCGAAAGAAATAAAGAATCATTTTATTTTCAGCAATTGGAGATCAATGACAAACCCCGCTTCGCTTGGCGTGGGCTGATGATTGATGGTTGCCGGCATTTTATCCCAGTTGAAGTGATTAAGCGCAATATTGATGCAATGTCAATGGTTAAGCTAAATGTATTGCATTGGCATCTGAGCGAAGATCAGGGTTTTAGGGTTGAAAGTAAAGCATGCCCAAAATTACATCTAATGGGCTCTAATGGAGAATATTATACTCAGGAGCAAATTAAAGATGTGATTAGCTATGCAAACGAAAGGGGTATTCGGGTAATGCCCGAATTTGATATCCCTGGACATGCTACCGCATGGATGGTTGGATATCCTGAATTGGCATCAGCAAGCTGTTCTTATAAAGTAGAAAAGTTTTTTGGCGTTTTTGATCCTACCATAGATCCAACGAAGAAGGAAACCTATAAGTTTTTTGATAAGTTCTTCAAGGAAATGTCACACCTCTTTCCCGATGAGTATATGCATATAGGAGGAGATGAAAACAATGGTGTTCAATGGAACAAAAATCCGAATATTCAGGCATTCATGAAGAAGAACGGGATTAAGAGCAACCATGAATTACAAGCCTATTTCAACCTAAAAATCTTAGAAATCCTTAAAAAGAATGGTAAGAAGATGATTGGTTGGGACGAAATTTTTCAGCCATCGCTTCCCAATAGCATTGTAATTCATTCATGGAGAGGGCGTGAGGCTATGGAAGATGCTGCTAAAAAGGGATACCAAAGTATTTTATCTAATGGTTACTATATCGATTTATTCAAGCACGCATCGGAGCATTATCTAAACGACCCTTTACCAAAGGATAGCAAATTGTCACCAACTGAACAGAGTAGAATACTCGGGGGCGAAGCAACCATGTGGGCTGAATTGGTGAATACTGAAAATATCGACTCAAGAATTTGGCCTAGAACTGCCGCTATTGCCGAAAGATTTTGGTCTCCGGGAGATATTAACGATGTTGATGACATGTACCGAAGATTAGATGTTGTGAACCTTAGGCTTGAAGATGCTGGTATTGAACATATCAAATGCAGGGATGTTATGATGAGGCGTCTTTGTAATGGCTATAACATCGAACCCTTAAAAGTTCTTCTTGACGCATCAGAATCCCTAAAAGGTTATAAACGACATGGAAGCAAACCTTATACAACTGAGTATCCACTATCAAGGCCTGTTGATGCTGCCTTGTCCGATGCTCCTGATGTTGTGCGTTTCAGGTTATTGTTCAATGATTATAAAAAGACAAAAAATAAAGAGTCTTATTCCCAAATGTTGGATTTGCTCGAAAAGTGGGTTAATAACCAAGCGTTATTTAATTCATTATCAGCCAACAATATTGCTTTAAATGAGGTTGTGCCGTTATCCGATAATCTAATGGAGTTGGCCTCCATTACCCGTAAACTGCTTATTCAACTCAATTCAGGTATTAAAGTTGATGAAATTGAAAGCGATATGCTTAAAGTTCAAATTAATAGATTAAAATCTCCCGTTGCAGAGATGGAACTTCCACTATCTGCCTTAACATTAGACATGATTAACCTGCTAAAGGATGGAAATAAAATGGAATAA
- a CDS encoding prolyl-tRNA synthetase associated domain-containing protein has translation MSLDVDRRGDPLLYSVLQDLNIQFEYHEHPPVATVEEASKYWAGIDSTHCKNIFLRNHKGDKHYLVILEYRNNVNIRELEQLLKQGKLSFASPQRMMKYLGLEPGSVSPFGLIHDTSKHVHLFLDDNLQKAERLSFHPNFNTASIIIKYNDFIRYLDWKGNGYEFIRLYAGK, from the coding sequence ATGAGTTTAGATGTTGACCGAAGAGGAGATCCCCTGCTTTACAGTGTATTACAAGATCTTAATATTCAATTTGAATACCATGAACACCCCCCTGTTGCTACCGTTGAGGAGGCATCAAAGTATTGGGCAGGAATTGATTCAACACATTGCAAAAACATTTTTCTCCGAAATCATAAAGGCGATAAGCATTATCTAGTTATCCTTGAATATAGAAATAATGTAAATATACGTGAACTAGAACAATTGCTGAAACAAGGAAAGTTATCCTTTGCCTCACCACAAAGAATGATGAAATATCTTGGCCTTGAGCCAGGTTCAGTTTCTCCTTTTGGGCTGATTCATGATACTTCTAAACATGTTCATCTATTTTTGGATGACAACCTTCAAAAAGCCGAAAGATTGAGTTTTCATCCAAATTTTAATACCGCATCAATTATTATCAAATACAACGATTTTATTCGCTACCTAGATTGGAAAGGGAATGGTTACGAGTTTATAAGATTATATGCGGGAAAATAA
- a CDS encoding adenosylcobalamin-dependent ribonucleoside-diphosphate reductase yields the protein MNKENKTTVMGELKDKIKTYSHDEAVEASIKYFRGDEMAAKVWVSKYALKDSFGNIFELTPDDMHQRLASEIARIEKKYANPLSKEEIYELLRDFKYIVPQGGPMTGIGNHYQVASLSNCFVIGTRNEADSYGGIMKVDEEQVQLMKRRGGVGHDLSHIRPKGSPVLNSALTSTGVVPFMERYSNSTREVAQDGRRGALMLSISIKHPDSERFIDAKMEQGKITGANVSVKIDDEFMKSVLSQTTYVQQYPISSHKPKYRQEIDALSLWNKIIHNAWKSAEPGVLFWDTIIRESVPDCYADLGYKTVSTNPCGEIPLCPYDSCRLIALNLYNYVDNPFTSEARFNFDLFKKHVIAAQRIMDDIIDLELEKIDAIQAKIDTDPEEEEVKQVERNLWRKIRQKAIEGRRTGIGITAEGDMLAGLNLRYGSDNAIDFAVEVQKTLAIEAYRSSVFLAKERGPFPIFDPQREKQNPFINRLKDEDETLYNDMVKYGRRNIALLTIAPTGTTSLMTQTTSGIEPVFLPVYKRRRKVNPGDQNVNITFTDEVGDKWEEFNVFHHIFLTWLNINGYSTEEVKTFNDEQIDELVAKSPYYKATSNDVDWVSKIKMQGMIQKWVDHSISVTVNLPSDATEEMVARVYQTAWESGCKGCTVYRDGSRDGVLVSNKKGKVKEGEESLFPSKRPDVLECDIIRFKNKHESWIAFVGLYNNLPYEIFTGISEDDVLPIPKLVTKGKIIKIKDEKGSRYDFQYVDKYGYTNTLGGLSHMFNKEFWNYAKLISGVLRNGMPIPDVVNLVSSLRLDSETINTWKTGVERSLRKYIPDGTKAKEGKKCMSCGSNSLVYQEGCLICKNCGHSKCG from the coding sequence ATGAATAAGGAGAATAAAACCACTGTAATGGGTGAACTTAAAGATAAGATTAAGACTTACTCGCACGATGAAGCAGTAGAGGCAAGCATCAAGTATTTCAGGGGTGATGAGATGGCCGCTAAGGTTTGGGTCAGCAAATATGCTCTCAAGGATTCTTTTGGAAACATTTTCGAATTAACGCCTGATGATATGCACCAGCGGCTTGCTTCTGAAATTGCAAGAATTGAGAAGAAGTATGCAAACCCTTTGAGTAAGGAGGAGATTTATGAACTATTAAGGGATTTCAAATATATTGTTCCACAGGGTGGACCCATGACAGGTATAGGAAACCACTACCAAGTAGCGTCTCTTTCAAACTGCTTTGTTATTGGCACCAGAAATGAAGCAGATTCCTATGGTGGCATAATGAAAGTTGATGAAGAGCAAGTTCAGCTTATGAAACGTCGAGGAGGTGTTGGTCATGATCTGTCACATATTCGCCCTAAAGGAAGCCCGGTACTAAACAGCGCACTCACATCAACAGGAGTGGTTCCATTCATGGAGAGATATTCAAACTCAACACGGGAGGTTGCTCAGGACGGTCGTCGTGGCGCTTTAATGCTCAGTATCTCAATTAAACATCCCGATTCCGAAAGGTTTATTGATGCTAAAATGGAGCAGGGTAAGATTACTGGCGCAAATGTTTCGGTAAAGATTGACGATGAGTTTATGAAATCGGTTCTTTCTCAAACTACATATGTACAGCAATATCCAATTAGTTCTCATAAACCAAAATATCGTCAGGAAATTGATGCCCTTAGCCTATGGAATAAAATCATTCATAATGCATGGAAATCGGCTGAACCAGGAGTTTTATTCTGGGATACTATAATAAGAGAATCTGTTCCTGATTGTTATGCCGATTTAGGGTACAAAACCGTATCAACAAACCCTTGTGGTGAAATTCCACTTTGTCCTTACGACAGTTGTAGACTAATTGCATTAAACCTCTATAATTACGTTGATAACCCTTTTACTTCGGAAGCACGCTTTAACTTCGATTTATTTAAGAAGCATGTTATAGCAGCACAGCGAATTATGGACGATATTATTGACCTTGAATTGGAAAAGATAGATGCCATTCAAGCTAAGATTGATACCGATCCAGAGGAGGAGGAAGTCAAGCAGGTAGAGCGAAACTTATGGCGCAAGATTCGTCAGAAGGCAATTGAAGGTCGTCGCACTGGGATTGGTATTACTGCCGAGGGAGATATGCTTGCAGGTCTAAATCTTCGCTATGGATCCGATAATGCAATTGATTTTGCAGTTGAAGTACAAAAAACATTGGCTATTGAGGCTTATCGTTCTTCAGTTTTTCTTGCTAAAGAACGCGGCCCTTTCCCAATTTTTGATCCTCAACGCGAAAAGCAAAATCCCTTTATTAATAGATTAAAGGACGAGGACGAAACACTTTATAACGATATGGTTAAGTATGGTCGTAGAAATATTGCTTTACTTACCATTGCACCAACAGGAACAACCAGTTTAATGACTCAAACCACTTCGGGTATTGAGCCAGTATTTCTTCCGGTGTATAAACGTCGGAGAAAAGTTAACCCAGGTGATCAGAATGTCAATATTACTTTCACGGATGAGGTTGGTGATAAGTGGGAGGAATTTAACGTTTTTCACCATATATTTCTTACTTGGCTCAATATAAATGGCTATAGCACGGAGGAGGTAAAAACCTTTAACGATGAGCAGATTGATGAACTAGTTGCAAAATCACCTTACTATAAAGCTACATCTAATGATGTTGATTGGGTTAGCAAGATTAAGATGCAAGGAATGATTCAGAAATGGGTAGATCATTCTATTAGCGTTACCGTTAATCTTCCTTCGGATGCAACAGAAGAGATGGTTGCTAGAGTTTATCAAACAGCTTGGGAAAGCGGTTGTAAGGGTTGCACGGTTTATCGTGATGGCTCTCGTGACGGGGTTCTTGTTTCAAACAAAAAGGGGAAAGTTAAAGAAGGAGAGGAGTCGTTATTCCCATCAAAACGCCCAGATGTACTTGAATGCGATATTATTAGATTTAAAAACAAACATGAGAGTTGGATTGCTTTTGTTGGTTTGTATAATAACCTACCGTACGAAATATTTACAGGTATTTCCGAAGATGATGTATTGCCAATACCTAAACTTGTTACAAAAGGTAAAATTATTAAGATAAAAGATGAAAAAGGAAGTCGTTACGATTTTCAGTATGTAGACAAGTATGGTTACACCAATACGCTTGGGGGTTTATCGCATATGTTCAATAAGGAGTTTTGGAACTATGCAAAATTAATCTCTGGAGTGCTAAGGAATGGAATGCCAATTCCAGATGTTGTTAACCTTGTATCATCACTTCGTCTTGATAGCGAAACCATAAACACATGGAAAACTGGTGTTGAAAGGTCGCTGCGTAAGTATATACCAGATGGAACAAAGGCAAAAGAGGGCAAAAAGTGTATGTCTTGCGGATCGAATTCTCTTGTATATCAGGAGGGATGCTTAATTTGCAAAAACTGTGGACACTCTAAATGCGGGTAA
- a CDS encoding plasmid pRiA4b ORF-3 family protein translates to MAKIFEIKATLIGLKPDIYRVFRVDSSIKLQMLHEVFQALFAWENFHLHFYQDSHGSEIKKEDQVELGQFLSKGVNLTYVYDYGDSWTLDISLINSFEDTTQGKYPNCIGGSRKAPPEDSGGVTGYEMALELMRDNGKIDFSLISEWYGKDYDPEYFNLDEINKALSQLQS, encoded by the coding sequence ATGGCTAAGATATTTGAAATTAAAGCAACTCTAATTGGTTTAAAACCCGATATATACAGGGTGTTTAGGGTTGATAGTTCAATAAAACTCCAAATGCTTCACGAGGTTTTTCAAGCGTTGTTTGCTTGGGAAAACTTCCACCTACACTTCTACCAAGATTCACATGGGAGTGAAATTAAAAAAGAAGATCAGGTAGAACTTGGTCAATTTCTCTCAAAAGGAGTGAACCTAACTTATGTTTATGACTATGGTGATTCTTGGACACTTGACATTTCGCTTATTAATAGTTTCGAAGATACAACACAAGGGAAATATCCTAATTGTATTGGCGGTTCACGCAAAGCACCACCAGAAGATTCGGGAGGAGTAACTGGTTATGAAATGGCATTAGAACTGATGAGGGATAATGGAAAGATAGATTTTTCATTAATATCAGAATGGTATGGGAAAGATTATGATCCTGAATATTTTAATCTTGATGAAATAAACAAAGCTCTTTCGCAATTGCAGAGTTAA